Genomic DNA from Haloplanus sp. HW8-1:
ACGACGATCTGCGTCTCCTGGCCGGTTCCGGCCGGCAGGACGACGCTCTCGTCGACGCGATTCGACGGGTCGTTGAGATCCAAGTCGCGCAGATTGACGGCGAGGTCGACCGTCTCGCGGAAGTTCCGCGGCGGCGCCTCGTCGAGTGCGCGAGAGACTGCTTGTTCTATATCTGCCATCTTTCACCTCCGTAGTACGCTTGCGCTCCTACGGGTCAGTGAAACAGGCGGTGGCCTGTCTCACCGGAAGGAGGTGGATGTCGGACTTAAGTCCGTCGAAGCGTCCGCAGAGGGAATCAGGAGGGGGACGACCCCGTTTTCGTCGTCGCGGAGACGTTTCCACAGACGTGGAGTCGGTCCGTCGGAAACGTGAGCCACCACTCCTCGCCGACGCGAAGGTCGCGGTCGGTGAAGGTCTCGACCGTGTCGCCGTCGACGGCGAAGGTGACGCGGTTGGTCGCGTCCTCGCGCACGATCCGTTCGACGGTGGCGCGCACGTCTCCGTCGTCGCCGATCCGTATCGCCTCTGGACGGATCGTGACGACGCCGTTCCCCGGCACGTCCAGCGCACGGCGGATCGACGGCGCGTCGTCGAGGTCGAGTGCGTTCGATCCCGTAAACCGGGCGACCATCGGCGAGGTCGGACGCTCGAATATTTCTTCGGGCGTGCCGACCTGGACGACTCCCCCGTCGTTCATCACGGCGATCCGGTCGGCGAGCGCCCGCGCAGTCGTCCGGTTGTGGGTTACGTAAACCGCAGTCACGTCCGCGAGCACGTCCGCGAGGTCGTCCCGGAGCGTCTGCCGAGTCGGCACGTCGAGCGCTGCGAGGGGTTCGTCGAGCAACATCACCTCGGGGCGGATCGCCAGCGCACGGGCCAGCGCAACCCGCTGTTTCTCGCCACCCGAGAGCGTCGGGGGGTAGCGTTCGGTCAGATCAGGGACGCCGAGTGTGGAGAGTAGGCCGTCAGCGTCGCGCGTGTTCCCGTGGTATCGGCTTCCGAACTCCACGTTCTCGCGGACGGTCATGTGCGGGAAGAGCGCGTAGTCCTGGAAGACGAACCCGAAGTTCCGCCGTTCCGGGGGAGTGCCGCTCACCACCTCGCCGTCCAGCGTGACGGGACCCTCGTGTGGGTGAAAGCCCGCGACCGTCTCCAGCAGGAGGGTCTTGCCGCTCCCGCTGGGACCGAGGATCACGAGGCTCTCGCCGCGTTCGACCTC
This window encodes:
- a CDS encoding ABC transporter ATP-binding protein — translated: MSLHADVSATFSADGADSFHVDAEFEVERGESLVILGPSGSGKTLLLETVAGFHPHEGPVTLDGEVVSGTPPERRNFGFVFQDYALFPHMTVRENVEFGSRYHGNTRDADGLLSTLGVPDLTERYPPTLSGGEKQRVALARALAIRPEVMLLDEPLAALDVPTRQTLRDDLADVLADVTAVYVTHNRTTARALADRIAVMNDGGVVQVGTPEEIFERPTSPMVARFTGSNALDLDDAPSIRRALDVPGNGVVTIRPEAIRIGDDGDVRATVERIVREDATNRVTFAVDGDTVETFTDRDLRVGEEWWLTFPTDRLHVCGNVSATTKTGSSPS